The genomic DNA TTTCCAATTGCGCCCTCATAACCGTAGGGCACTATGAATCCTATCAATAGATTTGGCTGAACCCCGGCCCCTGATCCCTGATCCCCGGTCCCCGATTAAACGGTTTGTAGGACCACCAGGGCATCAACAGCCTTGACCCGTCCGTCTGGATCGATGATCATGGGATTGATGTCGATTTCGGCAATGGCCGGGTTTTCAAGTCCTATGCGCCCGATGGCCATTAAAGAGCGGCTGATGGTTTCCCGGTCGGCAGCGGCCTGTCCCCTAAATGGATCCAAAATAGCCTTGGCCCTCAGTTCCAGCATCATCTCCCTGGCGTCTACTGCTTCAAGGGGTGCAACCCGAAAAACCGTATCGTTGATGATCTCGGTCAGCACACCGCCCAACCCCAGCATGACACAGGGCCCAAACTGCGGATCCCGGCTCAATCCCAAAACCAACTCCCGGTTGCCCCGAACCATCTCCTGGACCAAAATACCTTCCAGAGGGACGGTAGCCGATTGGACCAGGCGCTGACAGGCAGAACGAACTTCTTCTTCAGTCTTGAGGCCGATTTCCACGGCCCCGGCTTCGGTTTTGTGCATCAGGACCGGAGAACAGGCTTTTAAGACTACCGGA from Deltaproteobacteria bacterium includes the following:
- a CDS encoding acetate--CoA ligase family protein, with protein sequence MDLIQTALAKGQKALSEYQSKQLLKVYELPVTREELAQNAEEAAAIAGRLGYPVVLKACSPVLMHKTEAGAVEIGLKTEEEVRSACQRLVQSATVPLEGILVQEMVRGNRELVLGLSRDPQFGPCVMLGLGGVLTEIINDTVFRVAPLEAVDAREMMLELRAKAILDPFRGQAAADRETISRSLMAIGRIGLENPAIAEIDINPMIIDPDGRVKAVDALVVLQTV